Proteins co-encoded in one Atribacterota bacterium genomic window:
- a CDS encoding MarR family transcriptional regulator codes for MKEIYEIILKLRYFCHCHESRISTSCQISLGELKGIKVMEEEQTLTCSDIAKKINLSPSRGSRIIDNLVKKGLLLRKIKGNDRRTTLLYLTKKGMKVKKNIDREEKKFEHLLTSELGSEDIEIIKKGLKLLEKILLDNTQRR; via the coding sequence ATGAAAGAAATATATGAGATAATATTAAAATTAAGATATTTTTGCCATTGTCATGAAAGCAGAATTAGTACCTCCTGTCAGATTAGTCTAGGTGAACTGAAGGGCATAAAAGTAATGGAGGAGGAACAAACTCTAACCTGCTCTGATATTGCTAAAAAAATTAATCTTTCTCCTTCTCGTGGCAGTAGAATTATTGATAATTTAGTCAAGAAAGGTCTTCTATTACGAAAGATAAAAGGGAATGATCGCAGAACTACCCTTCTTTATTTAACCAAAAAAGGCATGAAAGTAAAGAAAAACATAGATCGAGAAGAAAAGAAATTCGAACATTTGTTGACTTCAGAACTGGGTAGTGAAGATATTGAAATAATTAAAAAAGGATTAAAATTATTAGAAAAAATATTGTTAGATAATACACAAAGGAGATAA
- the trxA gene encoding thioredoxin, with amino-acid sequence MSEKTLIEVNESNFQEEVLDSTLPVLVDMWAPWCMPCRMVAPAVEKIAQDNSNKLKVCKLNVDDSQGIAARYNIQGIPALLIFKDGKEYDRIVGAVPPQAIQAKLDKVL; translated from the coding sequence ATGTCAGAAAAAACATTAATTGAAGTAAATGAAAGTAATTTTCAGGAAGAAGTGCTCGACTCTACTCTTCCTGTACTGGTAGATATGTGGGCACCCTGGTGTATGCCCTGTAGAATGGTTGCACCCGCTGTGGAAAAGATTGCCCAAGATAATTCTAATAAATTGAAAGTCTGCAAATTGAATGTTGACGATAGCCAGGGTATTGCAGCCCGTTACAATATACAGGGAATTCCCGCTCTTTTAATATTTAAAGATGGAAAAGAGTATGATCGTATTGTGGGAGCAGTTCCTCCCCAAGCTATTCAAGCAAAACTGGATAAGGTTCTCTAA